Proteins encoded together in one Chloroflexota bacterium window:
- the maf gene encoding septum formation protein Maf, translated as MTQLILASGSPRRREILAHLGIAFVVQTSSTDETPQPGETPQALVARLSRAKSDAVARTLGGDALVLAADTIVVIDGLIIGKPVDEADAVTILTRLRGRPHEVYTGLTIAPATGGADWTTVCRTLVHMRAYSDAEIGAFIASRRPFDKAGAYAIQDPDFHLVRAIEGCYLNVMGLPLCEVIRGLREMGVAVEASEPVRHDCLGAHGEPCTVLPDAGR; from the coding sequence GTGACCCAATTGATTTTAGCTTCCGGATCGCCGCGCCGGCGCGAGATTCTCGCTCACCTCGGCATCGCCTTTGTCGTTCAGACCTCTAGCACGGACGAAACGCCGCAGCCGGGCGAGACGCCGCAGGCGCTGGTCGCGCGGCTGAGCCGCGCCAAAAGCGATGCCGTGGCGCGCACGCTCGGCGGCGACGCACTGGTGCTGGCCGCCGACACGATCGTCGTGATCGATGGCCTGATCATCGGCAAGCCGGTTGACGAAGCCGACGCCGTGACGATTCTCACCCGCCTGCGCGGCCGCCCGCACGAAGTCTACACTGGCTTAACCATCGCGCCCGCCACTGGCGGCGCCGACTGGACAACCGTCTGCCGCACGCTGGTGCACATGCGTGCCTACAGTGATGCCGAGATCGGCGCGTTCATCGCCAGCCGCCGCCCGTTCGACAAGGCCGGGGCGTATGCCATCCAAGATCCCGATTTCCACCTGGTGCGCGCCATCGAAGGCTGCTACTTGAACGTGATGGGCCTGCCGTTGTGCGAAGTCATTCGCGGCCTGCGCGAGATGGGCGTGGCGGTGGAAGCCAGCGAGCCGGTGCGGCACGACTGCCTCGGCGCGCACGGCGAGCCGTGCACCGTATTGCCCGACGCCGGCCGGTAG
- the murA gene encoding UDP-N-acetylglucosamine 1-carboxyvinyltransferase, which produces MDKFIIEGQHPIKGIVTPSGNKNSALPLLAASLLTEDEIVLDNIPRIRDVDTMLRLLRHLGVEAQWRGANTLALQARRVSAEDLDPEDIAAIRGSVLLMGPMLARNGRLSLPRPGGDAIGRRRVDTHLLVFREMGAVIEIGDTYELRASGLCGADIMLDEMSVTATENALMAAALARGTTTIQNAASEPHVQDTARLLAAMGAQIEGIGSNMLTVHGVERLHGAQYRLAPDYIEIGSFIGLAAALGGEMLIRNAAARNMRMTNLMFGRLGLSIELRGDDLFIPGGQRMRVRSDAHNAVPKIDDAPWPGFPADLMSIMLVAATQAEGEVLIHEKMFESRLFFVDKLIAMGAKIILCDPHRAVVIGPSALHGEPMQSPDIRAGMALLIAALAARGTSQIFNAEIIDRGYENIVSRLQSLGAQIERVHA; this is translated from the coding sequence ATGGATAAATTCATCATCGAAGGGCAGCACCCGATCAAAGGCATCGTCACGCCGAGCGGCAACAAGAACAGCGCCCTGCCGCTGCTGGCCGCCTCGCTGCTGACCGAGGACGAAATCGTGCTCGACAACATCCCGCGCATCCGCGACGTAGACACCATGCTGCGCCTGCTGCGGCATCTGGGCGTCGAGGCGCAGTGGCGCGGCGCCAACACGCTGGCGCTGCAAGCGCGGCGCGTCAGCGCGGAAGACCTCGACCCGGAGGACATCGCCGCGATTCGCGGCTCGGTCCTGCTGATGGGGCCGATGCTGGCGCGCAACGGCCGGCTGTCGCTGCCGCGGCCGGGCGGCGACGCGATTGGCCGCCGCCGGGTGGACACGCACCTGCTCGTCTTCCGCGAGATGGGCGCGGTGATCGAAATCGGCGACACCTATGAACTGCGCGCCAGCGGCCTGTGCGGCGCCGACATCATGCTCGATGAGATGAGCGTGACCGCGACGGAAAACGCGCTGATGGCCGCCGCGCTGGCGCGCGGCACGACCACGATCCAGAACGCCGCGTCGGAGCCGCATGTGCAGGACACGGCGCGCCTGTTGGCGGCGATGGGCGCGCAGATCGAGGGCATCGGCAGCAATATGCTCACGGTGCACGGCGTCGAGCGACTGCACGGCGCGCAGTACCGCCTGGCGCCCGACTACATCGAGATCGGCAGCTTCATCGGCCTGGCGGCCGCGCTCGGCGGCGAGATGCTGATCCGCAACGCGGCGGCGCGCAACATGCGCATGACCAACCTGATGTTCGGGCGGCTGGGCCTGTCGATCGAGCTGCGCGGCGACGATCTGTTCATCCCGGGCGGCCAGCGCATGCGCGTGCGCTCCGACGCGCACAACGCCGTGCCGAAGATCGACGACGCGCCGTGGCCCGGCTTTCCGGCCGACCTGATGAGCATCATGCTGGTGGCCGCCACGCAGGCCGAGGGCGAAGTGCTGATCCATGAGAAGATGTTCGAGAGCCGGCTGTTCTTCGTGGACAAGCTGATCGCGATGGGTGCGAAGATCATCCTGTGCGACCCGCATCGCGCCGTCGTGATCGGTCCGTCGGCGCTGCACGGCGAGCCGATGCAGAGCCCCGACATTCGCGCCGGCATGGCGCTGCTGATCGCCGCGCTGGCGGCGCGCGGCACCAGCCAGATCTTCAACGCGGAGATTATCGACCGGGGTTACGAGAACATCGTGTCGCGCCTGCAATCGCTCGGCGCGCAGATCGAGCGCGTGCACGCATAG
- a CDS encoding 1,4-dihydroxy-2-naphthoate polyprenyltransferase, giving the protein MNLPITRIQAWWIAARPRTLPAAATPIAVGTALAISAGRWDPLVLVASLAVSLLLQIGANFANDVFDHLKGADVARRGPTRVTQSGILSPREMLASTAIIFGLAALIGLYLVYVGGVPFLVVGALAILSALAYTGGPYPLGYNGLGDLFVFIFFGVVGVVGTYYLHTLALDGLALAASLPVGLLIVNILVVNNLRDIETDRAAGKRTLAVRIGARATRRQYAAQLTLSYLVVAALLPWRGVLVLLPFVLAPAAWKLAHAVMTNADPPTFNRLLARSAQFSLQFGLLFALGLLVRFP; this is encoded by the coding sequence ATGAACCTGCCCATAACCCGCATCCAGGCGTGGTGGATCGCCGCCCGCCCGCGCACACTGCCCGCCGCCGCGACGCCGATCGCGGTCGGCACCGCGCTCGCCATTTCGGCCGGGCGCTGGGACCCGCTGGTGCTCGTCGCCAGCCTCGCCGTCTCGCTGCTGTTACAGATCGGCGCGAATTTCGCCAACGACGTGTTCGACCATCTGAAAGGCGCCGACGTGGCGCGGCGCGGGCCGACGCGCGTGACCCAGAGCGGCATCCTGTCGCCGCGCGAGATGCTGGCCAGCACGGCGATCATCTTCGGGCTCGCCGCGCTGATCGGCCTGTACCTGGTCTACGTCGGCGGTGTGCCGTTTCTCGTGGTGGGCGCGCTGGCGATTTTATCGGCGCTGGCGTACACTGGCGGGCCGTACCCGCTCGGCTACAACGGGCTGGGCGACCTGTTCGTGTTCATCTTCTTCGGCGTGGTCGGCGTCGTCGGGACGTACTACCTGCACACGCTGGCGCTCGACGGCCTCGCGCTGGCCGCCTCGCTGCCCGTGGGCTTGCTGATCGTCAACATCCTGGTCGTCAACAACCTGCGCGACATCGAGACCGACCGCGCGGCGGGCAAGCGCACGCTGGCCGTGCGCATCGGCGCGCGCGCCACGCGCCGCCAGTATGCGGCCCAGTTGACGCTGTCGTATCTGGTGGTGGCTGCGCTGCTGCCGTGGCGCGGCGTGCTCGTGCTGCTGCCGTTCGTGCTCGCGCCGGCGGCGTGGAAGCTGGCGCACGCCGTGATGACGAACGCGGACCCGCCGACGTTCAACCGCCTGCTGGCGCGCAGCGCGCAGTTCAGTTTGCAGTTCGGACTGCTGTTTGCGCTCGGCTTGCTGGTGCGCTTCCCATGA
- a CDS encoding carbohydrate ABC transporter permease has product MIYSVLIVGAIISICPFVYMIMTSLKELGSVIANRFWPWPPFGTEDLQFQNYPDAIAKAGFDKQWGVPLIVRYFANSVIISVGTIMGTLITSILAAYALTHINLPGRNVIFIAILATIMIPNDLTLVPKVVMMYQLGWYNTYLALIVPFLASVFGIFLLRQFFMQIPKDLFDAALIDGSGHLRYLWTIVVPLSRPAIVTIALLNFIASWDSFKWPLLVTRDSSMRVLAVGMQQFQATEGGTNTHQMMAFAAMVVIPVIILYFFTQRYFTEGIARTGIKG; this is encoded by the coding sequence ATGATCTACTCGGTCCTGATCGTTGGCGCGATCATCTCCATCTGCCCATTTGTGTACATGATCATGACCTCGCTCAAAGAGCTTGGCTCCGTGATCGCGAACCGCTTCTGGCCGTGGCCGCCGTTCGGCACGGAGGACCTGCAATTCCAGAACTACCCGGACGCGATCGCAAAGGCCGGCTTCGACAAACAGTGGGGCGTGCCGCTGATCGTGCGCTACTTCGCCAACAGCGTCATCATCAGTGTCGGGACGATCATGGGCACGCTGATCACGTCGATCCTCGCGGCCTATGCGCTGACGCATATCAACCTGCCCGGCCGCAACGTGATCTTCATCGCGATTCTGGCAACGATCATGATCCCGAACGACCTGACGCTGGTGCCGAAAGTGGTGATGATGTACCAGTTGGGCTGGTACAACACTTACCTCGCGCTGATCGTGCCGTTCCTGGCGAGCGTGTTCGGCATCTTCCTGCTGCGCCAGTTCTTCATGCAGATACCCAAAGACCTGTTCGACGCCGCGCTGATCGACGGTTCCGGGCACCTGCGTTATCTCTGGACCATCGTCGTACCGCTCAGCCGGCCCGCGATTGTCACGATCGCGCTGCTGAACTTCATCGCGTCGTGGGACTCGTTCAAGTGGCCGCTGCTCGTCACGCGCGACAGCAGCATGCGCGTGCTGGCGGTCGGCATGCAGCAGTTCCAGGCGACCGAGGGCGGCACCAATACGCACCAGATGATGGCGTTTGCGGCGATGGTCGTCATCCCGGTCATCATTCTGTACTTCTTCACGCAGCGCTATTTCACCGAAGGCATAGCGCGCACCGGTATTAAGGGATAG
- a CDS encoding ubiquinone/menaquinone biosynthesis methyltransferase, translated as MMMTPDERARRIQQMFGRIARRYDTMNRLMTMGRDQAWRKLTAQALQLPGGGAVLDLATGTGDLAFAVRDVWPGSRVTAMDFAYPMMQFGQVKQQARDDGRVWFAQGDALALPFADAQFDGVTNGFLLRNLVDLPGGLAEMRRVTKPGGRVACLEITRPQTPVFRELFGLYFYRLVPLLGGIIAGDLNAYTYLPNSLTKFPIAPDLKQLMLQTGFRDVQYRLRMLGTMALHVGVV; from the coding sequence ATGATGATGACACCCGATGAGCGCGCCCGGCGCATCCAGCAGATGTTCGGCCGCATCGCGCGGCGCTACGACACGATGAACCGGCTGATGACGATGGGGCGCGACCAGGCGTGGCGCAAGCTGACAGCGCAGGCGCTGCAGTTACCGGGCGGCGGCGCGGTGCTCGATCTGGCGACCGGCACTGGCGACCTCGCGTTCGCCGTGCGCGACGTGTGGCCGGGAAGCCGCGTCACGGCGATGGACTTCGCGTACCCGATGATGCAGTTCGGGCAGGTGAAGCAGCAGGCACGCGACGATGGCCGGGTCTGGTTCGCGCAGGGCGACGCGCTGGCGCTGCCGTTTGCCGACGCGCAGTTCGACGGCGTGACAAACGGCTTCCTCCTGCGCAATCTGGTCGACCTGCCGGGCGGGCTGGCGGAGATGCGGCGCGTGACGAAACCCGGCGGCCGCGTCGCGTGCCTCGAAATCACCCGCCCGCAAACGCCGGTCTTCCGTGAGCTCTTCGGCCTCTACTTCTACCGCCTCGTGCCGCTGCTCGGCGGCATCATCGCCGGCGACCTGAACGCCTACACCTACCTGCCAAACTCGCTGACGAAGTTCCCCATCGCGCCCGACCTGAAGCAGCTGATGCTGCAAACCGGCTTCCGCGACGTGCAGTACCGTCTGCGCATGCTGGGCACGATGGCGCTGCACGTCGGCGTTGTGTAG
- a CDS encoding sugar ABC transporter permease, which yields MATQTARLGQTTAPSRSTSRRWRRLREVSLGYLLLAPALVLLIVFELFPVLYGFFISTCNWRLNCGENLERFIGFDNYVRAFTDPEMWTSLWTTAVYSLMSVPIQLGLGLLIAYLLFQDIRGKDVFRVMFFFPYITSTVASAAVWAYLYSPDRGLINAVARSLNLPILKWLGESKGIFELMAQGLGGTLPNALDGPPLALVALIIYTTWVFLGYDIAIFLAGLGNIPGELYDAAKVDGAAGWRLFRHITLPLLSPTTFFLLLLTVIGTFKAFNHIYVMTRGGPAGATETSSLYIFSQMFEYQRYGYSAALSFILFTVILIITIIQNRAAGSRVVYD from the coding sequence ATGGCAACTCAAACGGCACGTCTCGGTCAAACGACCGCCCCTTCCCGCAGCACATCGCGGCGCTGGCGCCGCCTGCGCGAGGTCTCGCTCGGCTATCTGTTGCTGGCGCCCGCGCTGGTGCTGCTGATCGTGTTCGAACTGTTTCCCGTGCTGTACGGCTTCTTCATCAGCACATGCAACTGGCGGCTCAACTGCGGCGAGAACCTGGAGCGGTTCATCGGGTTCGATAATTACGTGCGGGCGTTCACCGACCCGGAGATGTGGACGTCGCTCTGGACCACCGCCGTCTATTCGCTGATGTCCGTACCGATCCAGCTTGGCCTCGGCCTGCTGATCGCGTACCTGCTCTTCCAGGACATTCGCGGCAAAGATGTCTTCCGCGTGATGTTTTTCTTCCCGTATATCACGTCCACGGTGGCGTCTGCCGCCGTGTGGGCGTACCTGTACAGCCCCGACCGCGGCCTGATCAACGCGGTCGCGCGCAGCCTCAACCTGCCGATCCTCAAATGGCTCGGCGAGTCGAAAGGCATCTTCGAGTTGATGGCGCAGGGCCTGGGCGGTACGCTGCCGAACGCGCTCGACGGCCCGCCGCTGGCGCTGGTCGCGCTGATCATCTACACGACCTGGGTTTTCCTCGGCTACGATATCGCGATCTTCCTGGCCGGACTGGGCAATATCCCCGGCGAGTTGTACGACGCGGCCAAAGTGGACGGCGCCGCCGGCTGGCGGCTGTTCCGGCACATCACGCTGCCGCTGCTGTCGCCGACGACGTTCTTCCTGCTGTTGCTGACCGTCATCGGCACGTTCAAAGCGTTCAACCATATCTACGTGATGACGCGCGGCGGACCGGCCGGTGCGACCGAGACGTCCAGTCTCTACATCTTTTCGCAGATGTTTGAGTATCAGCGCTATGGCTACAGCGCAGCGTTGTCGTTTATTCTGTTCACGGTCATCCTGATTATCACCATCATCCAAAACCGCGCGGCCGGCAGCCGCGTGGTCTACGACTAG